The DNA region GCTCGTGCCAGTCAGCCACGAGCACCCGCGCCAGGAGCCCAGCGATGGGGTTGCCCTCCAGGGCGAACCCCACGGGCGCAGCGTTGCGGATGTATTCGGTCGCAGCGGCGATCAGAGACTGGAGGAGAGCGTCCTCGGCGGTATCGCTCTCCTCCAGTCTGAGCCACTGTTTGACTTCACTTAGGGTGAGCATTCACCTCACCCCTTCTTGCGGCGCCTCCTGGGCCGCTCCGGCGCTCCTAAAGCGGCTGGCGCAGCTATGGGCGGACTCTTCACCGTCTCGGCCACGCCAGCCGCCAGGATTACCCGGGCCCGGGCTTCGGAGACCTCGAACACGTCCCCGGGCCGCCGGTGGACGCCCGCCTCGAGGTCACGGAAGCCGCGCGTGACCCTCAGCCACGGCATGGCGTTACACCGCCGGCGTCACGTCGAGCTCGCCCTTGACCATGGCGGCGCCGTCCCACTGCCGCAGGTCGTCCCGGGTGATGACGCGCAGCTCGGTGGTGTCACGCCGCCAGGCGTCGCCACCTTCACGGGTCGAGGCCAACTCGTACTGCCCGCGGGTGAACCACACGGCAAACTGCTTACCGTTGCCCAGGAAGATGGGCGCGTACGTCTTGCCGGCTGTGGTGTCCTCGCGGGACGGCAGGTAGCGGTTGGCCACGGGTTCGATGGGCCGGCCGAATAGCGTCTTGCGGCCGGGCTGCGTGATGTCGTCCTGCAGCAGGTAGCGGCCCTGGCTGTCCTTTTGGGTGTCGAGCCAGTGGTAGCCGTCCTGGTTGGTGATGATCACAGCGTTCCGCGAGATGGCCGGGTCGAGATCGACGTTGAGCACTTTCTTGATGGCATCCAGGTTGGCCAACAGATTGGCGGTGAGCGCGTTGAGCAGACCGGCGATGAGCGTATTGCGGGTCACCAGCGTTTTGCGCGCAATCCAGTCAGCCAGGTAGGCCATGATGTTCTGGTCGCTGTCGGCCAGGAGCTCGTTCGTGATGGGCAGGAAGCCGGCCCGCTTGACCAGCTTGTATGGTATGCTGGTGAATCTGGGTTCGTCCATGGGCTGAATCTGGCCGTACTCGTCGACCACGACCAGCGGGGTCATGTCCTCGTCGGCCTCAAGGACGCGGCTGCCGCTCAGGGTGCTCACGCGCTCCACCCGAACGTACTGGGTCAGGTCCGGCATGTCGCGCAGAATCTGGTTGATCCTGGTCTGGAGATCCTGGGGCACGAGCAGGCCCGCATCGCCGGGGTCTCCAGTCACGCCGCCCTCGTGCAGCACCGCAAACACGTGCCGCTGGTAATCGCGGATCAGCCCGACTTCTTCCGCCGAGAGCGGCTTACGGCGGACCGCCTTCAGGAACACACGCCGGTACTCGGCCTCAAGCTCCTCGGCGTCGCGCCGCTCGCCGGGTGGAGTAGCGGCAGCCCGCTCCTGGGCCTCAAGCTCTTCGAGCAGGGCGATCTGCATCCGAACGGCCCGCACGTCGTTCATGATGCGCTCGGCATCTTCGACGCGGCCCTCGGAGATCGCCAGGCGGGCCTGCTGCTCCAGTTCGGCCAGCCTCATCTGGAGTTCACGCATTTCCCTCGTCACGGCTCATTCCTCCTCGTTCCGGCGTACAGCTCCAACTCCAGTTCCAGGAGCCGCAGCCGACCCTCGGTGTCCTCTTCCCACGGGGCTTTGCGCCCAAACTGGTGGTAGTGGCGCTCAAGGTGCCGGCGCACCTTGGGCACGTCCTCCGCAGGGAGGTCCGTCTGGTCGAGGCGCTGCGCCGCCGCAGTCACTCCCCGCCAGACTATGGCACCGTCGCTCGGCCGGTGGTGCGGGAGTTTAAGGTCGCCAAACGCCGCAGGCGGCATCTCCGCCGCCCAGGCGTAGTGGCCTGCAATGCGCCGCTTCTCGGCATCCGTCAGCTCGTCCCAGGACTTGTCGGTGAAATCTTCCAGGTTGGGGGCCTCCCACGGCGTGTCCTCCGGAGCCTTCTTGTCGCTCACGTCCTCTGGCACCACGCCGGCATACACCCGCCGCACGGTGAGCAGTTTGGGCGGGTTGCGGAACTGCCGCAGGTCAACCTGCACGCCGTTGACGACCAGCGTGGTGCCGCGCACGGAGGCCGCCACCTCCTTGGCCTGCTCCACTTGATCGGCGAAGCCGAGATCCACCGCATCCTGGGCCGTCATCCACGTCTCCGCATCCAGCAGTTGGGCGATGCGCTCCGGCTCCAGGCCCGTGCGGGCGTGGTAGACGGCGATCATGGACTCGCGCACCTTGTCCAGGTCCTCGGCTGCCTTGCGTAGCGTCGGCGCGTCGCCCACCACGAGCATCCAGGGGTTGTGGATCATCATCATGGCATTGATGGGCATGATGATCCGGTCCCCGGCCATCGCCACGAGCGACGCGGCCGAGGCGGCCAGACCGTCCACCGTGACCACCTTCCGCGCGCTGTGGCGGCTCAGGATAGAGTACATCGTGCTGCCGGCAAACACGTCCCCGCCCGGGCTGTTGATGTAGATCCGGAGCTCCCGAATCGCGCCGAGGGCCCGGAGCTCCTCGGCGAACTGCTTGGGCGTGACCTCGTCGCCCCACCAGGACTCGCTGCTGAGCGGCCCGTAGAGCAGCAGTTCACCGACCTCGGACTCGCCGGCCGCCGCCCGGAACTGCCAGCACCGCTTACTCTTCAGGTTGGTTACCGGCATTCTTCTTCGCCCCTCTCGCACTGCTGATCATGCTCAGCGGCACCATGGCCTGATTGACGAGAAGCACGTCGCCGCCGGGCTCGGGCGGCAGTTCCTCCCACGCGCGCACCTCGTTCGGCTTGAGGAACCCGGCCTGGATGCCGACCCGGTAGCCCTCATACCGGGTCTTCTGGTCGCTCCGCAGGATGGAATCGACCACAAACCGCAGGTAATACCCGGCCTCGATCTCCGCCTGAGTGAAGAGCTTGTGGCTCATTTCCTGCTCGTAGCCGATCAGGATGGACTGGAGGGTGTCCGTGTAGAACGCCTTCTGCTGCTCCGTGACGTTTGTGTGGGTGGCCCGGGAAAGGTCGTTCAGCTGGTGCATCTTGATCCCGAAGGCGTTGGCGATCTGGCGGGCCGTGAGCTGTGCCGTCTCCAAGAACTGAGCGTCCGTCATGGACAGCTCAAGCGGCTGGAACTGGTAGCCGATGGGCAAGAGAGCCACGCGGTGGGCCGCCTTGAGGCCGGCCGCCATGCGCTCGAAGCGCTCCCGGAACCGCCTCTCGGCCTCCTCGTTCAGGTCACCCGTGTAATGCACGATGCCCTTGACCTGCAGGCCCTGCTTGAAGAAGTCCCGGATGTGGCGGGTGCCGGCCGCACCGGATTCCACCAGCCAGCGCAGGTAGTGCAGCGGGCTGACGCCGACTATGCCGTCCAGCGTCATCGCCTTGAGGTGCACAATCTCGTCCGGCATCAGCCTGCGCTCCTCGCCGCCGACCCTCACGATGTACGTCACGCGATTGCGGGGCCCGAAAAGGCCCCGGTTGTCTATCCAGATCGTCACGGCCTTGGCATCTATGGGCCAAAGCGCACGGATGCGGCCGCGACCAGGCCCGCTGGTCACAAACTCAGGCACGATGTAGGCGTTGCCATGCAGGTTGCGCTGCGCTTCCACGGCCCGGAACATGTCGTAGGCCGTCATGTATGGGTTGGGCCGGAGCTTGAGCAGCGGATAGAGCGGGTGGTCCGTGGCCTTCTCGATACCCTGGCGCGTCTCGCGGTAGACCTTCAGCGGCAGCTTCGCCACCGATTCGGACAGGATCTTCACGCAGGCGAAGACCGTGGCCTCGCGCAGGCCTTTCTCGCCCCGGACGTTGATCTCGTCGGGGTCGATGCCGAGCCACTCCAGGAGCTTCGGGTCGCTCAGCGTGACCTCGGCCGGCACGGTCTCCGCACGGATGTTGCGCAAGAGTAGGCTGGCCAGCCACTGCCG from Bacillota bacterium includes:
- a CDS encoding head-tail connector protein — protein: MLTLSEVKQWLRLEESDTAEDALLQSLIAAATEYIRNAAPVGFALEGNPIAGLLARVLVADWHE
- a CDS encoding head maturation protease, ClpP-related encodes the protein MPVTNLKSKRCWQFRAAAGESEVGELLLYGPLSSESWWGDEVTPKQFAEELRALGAIRELRIYINSPGGDVFAGSTMYSILSRHSARKVVTVDGLAASAASLVAMAGDRIIMPINAMMMIHNPWMLVVGDAPTLRKAAEDLDKVRESMIAVYHARTGLEPERIAQLLDAETWMTAQDAVDLGFADQVEQAKEVAASVRGTTLVVNGVQVDLRQFRNPPKLLTVRRVYAGVVPEDVSDKKAPEDTPWEAPNLEDFTDKSWDELTDAEKRRIAGHYAWAAEMPPAAFGDLKLPHHRPSDGAIVWRGVTAAAQRLDQTDLPAEDVPKVRRHLERHYHQFGRKAPWEEDTEGRLRLLELELELYAGTRRNEP
- a CDS encoding phage portal protein, giving the protein MRNIRAETVPAEVTLSDPKLLEWLGIDPDEINVRGEKGLREATVFACVKILSESVAKLPLKVYRETRQGIEKATDHPLYPLLKLRPNPYMTAYDMFRAVEAQRNLHGNAYIVPEFVTSGPGRGRIRALWPIDAKAVTIWIDNRGLFGPRNRVTYIVRVGGEERRLMPDEIVHLKAMTLDGIVGVSPLHYLRWLVESGAAGTRHIRDFFKQGLQVKGIVHYTGDLNEEAERRFRERFERMAAGLKAAHRVALLPIGYQFQPLELSMTDAQFLETAQLTARQIANAFGIKMHQLNDLSRATHTNVTEQQKAFYTDTLQSILIGYEQEMSHKLFTQAEIEAGYYLRFVVDSILRSDQKTRYEGYRVGIQAGFLKPNEVRAWEELPPEPGGDVLLVNQAMVPLSMISSARGAKKNAGNQPEE
- a CDS encoding phage major capsid protein, translating into MTREMRELQMRLAELEQQARLAISEGRVEDAERIMNDVRAVRMQIALLEELEAQERAAATPPGERRDAEELEAEYRRVFLKAVRRKPLSAEEVGLIRDYQRHVFAVLHEGGVTGDPGDAGLLVPQDLQTRINQILRDMPDLTQYVRVERVSTLSGSRVLEADEDMTPLVVVDEYGQIQPMDEPRFTSIPYKLVKRAGFLPITNELLADSDQNIMAYLADWIARKTLVTRNTLIAGLLNALTANLLANLDAIKKVLNVDLDPAISRNAVIITNQDGYHWLDTQKDSQGRYLLQDDITQPGRKTLFGRPIEPVANRYLPSREDTTAGKTYAPIFLGNGKQFAVWFTRGQYELASTREGGDAWRRDTTELRVITRDDLRQWDGAAMVKGELDVTPAV